From the Bacillus tuaregi genome, one window contains:
- a CDS encoding dihydroxyacetone kinase subunit DhaK, with the protein MKKLINDPKNVVEEMLEGYIKAHPNYIKVLPENDRALVTTKETREGKVGILIGGGSGHEPAFMGYVGAGMADGVAVGNIFASPSPDPIVEVTKAIDKGAGVAYLYGNYAGDVMNFGMAAEMADLEEDIKVEMALTSDDVASAPKAEKEKRRGIAGSLFIWKAAGAAADFGYSLEDVIRMAKKANENTRSMGVGLSPCSLPQTGKPSFELGENEMEIGLGHHGEPGVEKGPIKTADEVADRLVQDILADIEITKGDKVAVLVNGLGSTPRMELYILFRRVEQILNEKGIEIHRSYVGDYITSLEMGGCSVTLMKLDDELMKAVDHPVDCPMFVQK; encoded by the coding sequence ATGAAAAAACTCATTAACGATCCAAAAAATGTAGTAGAAGAAATGCTAGAAGGATATATTAAAGCACACCCAAATTATATAAAAGTACTACCGGAAAATGACCGCGCACTTGTAACAACAAAAGAGACAAGAGAAGGAAAAGTTGGCATATTAATTGGTGGAGGCTCAGGCCATGAACCAGCGTTTATGGGTTATGTAGGTGCTGGAATGGCTGATGGCGTTGCTGTTGGGAATATTTTCGCTTCCCCTTCACCAGACCCAATAGTAGAAGTGACAAAAGCGATTGATAAGGGTGCAGGTGTTGCCTATTTATATGGAAACTATGCCGGCGATGTGATGAACTTTGGAATGGCAGCTGAAATGGCTGATTTAGAAGAAGATATTAAAGTAGAAATGGCTTTAACATCTGATGATGTAGCGTCAGCTCCGAAGGCAGAAAAAGAAAAACGCCGTGGAATTGCGGGATCATTATTTATTTGGAAGGCAGCAGGTGCCGCAGCAGACTTTGGCTATAGTCTTGAGGATGTTATCCGCATGGCGAAGAAAGCAAATGAAAATACCCGCTCAATGGGTGTCGGTTTATCTCCATGCTCCTTGCCGCAAACGGGTAAGCCAAGCTTTGAATTAGGCGAAAATGAGATGGAGATCGGTCTTGGCCACCACGGAGAGCCTGGGGTTGAAAAGGGACCAATTAAAACAGCGGATGAAGTAGCCGATCGTCTTGTTCAAGATATTTTAGCTGATATTGAGATAACAAAGGGTGACAAAGTAGCTGTACTGGTGAATGGTCTTGGTTCCACACCTAGAATGGAATTATATATTCTGTTTAGAAGAGTGGAGCAAATTCTTAACGAAAAAGGAATTGAAATTCATCGCTCCTATGTAGGCGATTATATTACTTCTTTAGAAATGGGCGGTTGCTCGGTAACCTTAATGAAATTGGATGATGAGTTAATGAAAGCGGTTGATCATCCGGTTGATTGTCCTATGTTTGTTCAAAAATAA
- the dhaL gene encoding dihydroxyacetone kinase subunit DhaL yields MELTAVDLKQFYKEIVEMIEVQKDYLCELDRKLGDGDHGVTMSIGWQAINNKLENELLEEEDCSKISITVGKTFLSAVGSSVGPLYATGFLRGAKEIKGKTVINDHDLAQYWIAFAKGVKERGQAEVGDKTMIDTLEPFFQTLEASYGESQNFVSSFRLAVEAGKKGMESTKDLLSKRGRSSRLGERSLGAQDPGATSAYYILSTFQSFIEKYSVAV; encoded by the coding sequence ATGGAATTAACAGCAGTAGATTTGAAACAATTTTATAAAGAGATAGTGGAAATGATTGAAGTTCAAAAGGATTATCTATGTGAACTGGACCGTAAATTAGGCGATGGTGACCATGGTGTGACGATGTCTATCGGCTGGCAGGCGATTAATAATAAATTGGAAAATGAGCTCCTAGAGGAAGAGGATTGCAGCAAGATTAGTATTACGGTAGGAAAAACGTTTTTAAGTGCGGTTGGCTCCTCTGTGGGTCCGTTATATGCTACAGGATTTTTACGGGGGGCAAAGGAAATTAAAGGTAAAACCGTTATAAACGATCATGACCTTGCGCAATATTGGATTGCCTTTGCTAAAGGTGTGAAGGAGCGAGGTCAGGCAGAGGTCGGCGATAAAACTATGATTGATACACTGGAGCCTTTCTTCCAGACATTAGAAGCAAGCTATGGTGAATCACAGAATTTCGTTAGCTCGTTCCGCTTGGCTGTGGAAGCGGGTAAAAAAGGCATGGAGTCTACGAAAGATTTATTATCGAAAAGAGGACGTTCCAGTCGTTTAGGTGAAAGGTCTCTTGGTGCACAGGATCCTGGTGCTACATCAGCCTACTACATCCTATCTACTTTCCAGAGCTTTATTGAGAAGTACAGCGTAGCCGTATAA
- the rpiB gene encoding ribose 5-phosphate isomerase B — MKIGIGSDHNAFQFKEELKRFLANTEHEIVDYGCYSQDAVDYPDVAFEVAEAISEGKLERGILICGTGIGVSIAANKYPGIRAALCHDTYSAERAQLSNNAQIITMGSQIIGLETGKKIVDAYLNSEWAEGSKKKVDKIIEKEKEFVNVNFKEVVACS; from the coding sequence ATGAAAATTGGTATTGGCAGTGATCATAATGCGTTTCAATTTAAGGAAGAGCTTAAAAGGTTCTTGGCAAATACAGAGCATGAAATCGTAGACTATGGATGCTACAGTCAGGATGCAGTTGACTATCCGGATGTAGCCTTTGAAGTGGCAGAGGCCATTAGTGAAGGAAAGCTTGAACGCGGCATCTTAATTTGCGGGACGGGTATCGGTGTTTCGATTGCTGCTAATAAATATCCAGGCATCCGAGCAGCGCTATGTCATGATACCTACTCTGCTGAAAGAGCGCAGCTCAGCAATAATGCGCAAATCATTACGATGGGATCACAAATTATTGGTTTAGAAACGGGGAAGAAAATTGTGGATGCCTACCTAAATTCTGAGTGGGCAGAAGGTTCTAAAAAGAAAGTAGATAAAATTATCGAAAAAGAAAAAGAATTTGTAAATGTAAATTTTAAAGAAGTAGTTGCTTGCAGCTAA
- the glpX gene encoding class II fructose-bisphosphatase has product MQSLLLDIVKVTESAAIAALPWIGSGDKMAADGAGTNAMRASLNRLRMNGTVVIGEGEIDEAPMLFIGEKVGAGNGLEVDIAVDPIEGTNPTVNGQSNASAVIAVAPKGTLLHAPDMYMEKIAVGPKAKGKIDIEAPLLDNIQAVAKASGKDVRELTILIQDRPRHQEYIDIIRGCGAKVHLFNDGDVTYTAATCIENLNIDMFLGIGGAPEGVLGAVAVKGLGGEMQAKLLPFDEEEFNRCKKMGILHPTKPLRHEQLISSEDCIFAATGITDNLYLNGIKKESNQYVTHSILIYGIEQRVRYIESLYPEYEFAR; this is encoded by the coding sequence ATGCAATCATTGTTGCTGGATATAGTAAAAGTAACCGAATCAGCTGCCATTGCAGCACTGCCTTGGATTGGTAGCGGCGATAAAATGGCGGCAGATGGTGCCGGGACTAACGCAATGCGTGCGTCATTAAACAGGTTAAGGATGAACGGTACTGTCGTGATAGGCGAAGGAGAAATCGACGAGGCACCAATGCTGTTTATCGGTGAAAAGGTGGGAGCTGGAAATGGTCTGGAGGTGGATATCGCCGTTGATCCGATTGAAGGGACGAATCCTACCGTTAATGGACAGAGCAATGCCAGCGCAGTGATAGCTGTTGCGCCGAAAGGGACTTTGCTTCATGCTCCAGACATGTATATGGAAAAAATCGCGGTCGGACCAAAAGCAAAGGGCAAGATCGATATTGAAGCACCATTGCTAGATAATATTCAGGCTGTCGCCAAGGCAAGCGGCAAGGATGTAAGAGAGTTAACCATCCTTATCCAAGATAGACCAAGACATCAGGAATATATTGACATCATCAGAGGATGCGGAGCCAAGGTCCATTTATTCAATGATGGCGATGTGACCTACACAGCAGCAACCTGTATTGAAAACTTGAATATCGATATGTTTCTCGGCATCGGTGGTGCGCCAGAGGGCGTGCTTGGTGCTGTTGCCGTAAAAGGTCTTGGTGGTGAAATGCAGGCTAAGCTACTGCCATTTGATGAAGAAGAGTTTAATCGATGCAAGAAAATGGGAATTCTTCATCCGACCAAACCACTTAGGCATGAACAATTAATAAGTTCAGAAGACTGCATTTTTGCCGCAACTGGAATTACAGATAATCTGTACTTAAACGGAATTAAAAAGGAATCTAACCAGTATGTCACCCATTCCATCTTAATTTATGGAATAGAGCAGCGAGTAAGATATATCGAAAGCTTATATCCAGAGTATGAGTTTGCTAGATAA
- the fsa gene encoding fructose-6-phosphate aldolase: MEFFLDTANIEEIKRINRLGLVDGVTTNPTIIAKENRDFEETIKEICNLVEGPVSAEVIGLTVDEMVTEARVIAEWAPNVVVKIPMTEAGLEAVNILSKEGIKTNVTLIFSVSQGLMAAKAGATYVSPFVGRVDDIGVDGLELIQNLKTVLVNYQLDAKIITASVRNIGHLEKAAIAGADIATIPGNLFPKLWSHPLTDNGIKQFLADWEKVPKKQEVR; encoded by the coding sequence ATGGAATTTTTCTTAGATACAGCAAACATAGAAGAAATCAAGCGTATTAACCGCTTAGGTCTTGTGGATGGAGTAACTACGAACCCGACGATCATTGCAAAAGAAAACAGAGATTTTGAAGAAACCATTAAGGAAATTTGCAATCTTGTTGAGGGCCCTGTTAGTGCGGAAGTGATTGGTTTAACCGTTGATGAGATGGTGACGGAAGCAAGAGTAATTGCGGAGTGGGCTCCGAATGTTGTTGTAAAAATCCCAATGACAGAAGCTGGTCTTGAGGCTGTGAATATTTTATCAAAAGAAGGCATTAAAACGAATGTAACGTTAATTTTCTCGGTTTCGCAAGGATTAATGGCGGCAAAAGCTGGGGCAACCTATGTCAGCCCATTTGTTGGAAGAGTTGACGATATTGGAGTTGACGGCTTAGAGCTTATCCAAAACTTAAAAACAGTACTAGTAAACTATCAGTTAGATGCAAAAATTATTACGGCAAGTGTACGAAACATCGGACATTTAGAAAAAGCTGCGATTGCCGGTGCAGATATTGCTACAATCCCAGGCAATTTATTCCCTAAATTATGGAGCCATCCATTAACAGACAATGGAATTAAGCAATTTTTAGCTGATTGGGAAAAGGTGCCGAAGAAACAAGAGGTAAGATAA
- the tkt gene encoding transketolase, giving the protein MATSVEQLSINAVRTLAIDAIEKANSGHPGLPMGAASMAYTLWTEHMTHNPKNAKWFNRDRFVLSAGHGSMLLYALLHLSGYNVTMDDLKNFRQWGSRTPGHPEYGHTDGVETTTGPLGQGIATAVGMAMAEAHLAAAYNKEDFTVIDHYTFTLVGDGDLMEGISHETASLAGHLGLGKLIVLYDSNDISLDGDLNKSYSDNTAERFKAYGWQVLRVEDGNDLGALNQAIHEAKSNTAQPTLIEVKTVIGYGSPNKSGSSASHGAPLGKSEVELTKESYQWSYEPFQVPEEVYHDFNEKTREKGAVAEEAWNHVFSAYKERYPKDAEELERAIKGELPLNWSENLPVYELGENKATRDASGQVLNAIAEALPQFIGGSADLAGSNKTTILGQTDFSKNAYEGRNIWFGVREFAMAAALNGMALHGGLKVFGGTFFVFSDYLRPAVRLSALMKLPVTYVLTHDSIAVGEDGPTHQPIEHLASFRVMPGLSVIRPADGNETSAAWRLAVESTNKPTALVLTRQNLPILAGTKEQAYEGVTKGAYVISPAVKDTADAILIATGSEVHLAIQAQQALKEKGIAVSVVSMPSWDRFDEQDQTYKDAVLPPQVTKRLAIEMGSPFGWERYVGDKGRIIGIDTFGASGKAEKLMEDFGFTIDNVVKQVEGLL; this is encoded by the coding sequence ATTGCGACATCTGTTGAACAATTATCCATTAATGCCGTTCGTACACTGGCAATTGATGCGATTGAAAAAGCAAATTCAGGACATCCCGGTCTGCCAATGGGAGCGGCGTCTATGGCTTACACATTATGGACGGAGCATATGACACATAACCCTAAAAATGCCAAGTGGTTTAACCGTGACCGTTTTGTCCTATCTGCCGGCCATGGTTCCATGCTTCTCTACGCATTGCTTCATTTATCAGGCTACAATGTCACCATGGACGATTTGAAGAATTTTCGTCAATGGGGCTCGAGAACCCCAGGTCATCCGGAATATGGCCATACAGATGGAGTCGAAACAACAACAGGACCGCTTGGGCAAGGGATTGCTACAGCCGTTGGGATGGCAATGGCCGAAGCGCATCTAGCTGCAGCGTACAATAAAGAAGACTTCACGGTAATTGATCATTATACATTTACACTTGTTGGTGACGGTGATTTAATGGAAGGAATCTCCCATGAAACCGCCTCGCTTGCCGGGCATCTTGGATTAGGAAAATTAATTGTTTTATATGATTCCAATGACATCTCCCTTGATGGCGACTTGAATAAATCTTACTCAGACAATACAGCGGAACGCTTTAAAGCCTACGGCTGGCAGGTGTTGCGGGTAGAAGACGGAAATGACCTAGGTGCTTTAAACCAAGCGATTCATGAAGCAAAAAGCAATACGGCTCAGCCGACGTTAATTGAAGTGAAAACGGTCATTGGTTACGGATCACCGAATAAATCAGGCTCCTCTGCATCACATGGTGCACCGCTTGGAAAGAGTGAAGTGGAATTAACAAAGGAAAGTTACCAATGGAGTTATGAGCCGTTCCAGGTTCCAGAAGAGGTTTATCACGATTTTAACGAAAAAACACGGGAAAAGGGTGCTGTTGCAGAAGAGGCATGGAATCATGTGTTTTCTGCATACAAAGAAAGGTATCCTAAAGATGCGGAAGAGTTAGAGCGTGCGATAAAAGGTGAACTGCCGCTGAATTGGTCTGAAAATCTTCCTGTCTATGAACTTGGTGAAAATAAAGCAACCCGTGATGCATCTGGCCAAGTGCTCAATGCCATCGCAGAAGCTTTGCCACAATTTATCGGTGGAAGCGCAGATTTAGCAGGTTCAAACAAAACAACAATTCTTGGACAGACAGATTTTTCAAAGAATGCCTATGAAGGTAGAAATATATGGTTTGGCGTCCGTGAATTTGCCATGGCTGCAGCGTTAAACGGAATGGCCTTGCATGGAGGATTAAAGGTATTCGGTGGGACATTCTTTGTCTTCAGTGACTATCTCCGCCCAGCCGTACGATTATCTGCCCTAATGAAATTACCTGTCACCTATGTCCTTACACATGATTCCATTGCTGTAGGGGAGGACGGTCCTACGCATCAGCCGATTGAACACTTAGCTTCTTTCCGTGTGATGCCTGGTTTATCCGTCATCCGTCCGGCAGACGGAAATGAAACGAGTGCAGCCTGGAGACTCGCGGTAGAATCTACGAATAAACCAACTGCTTTAGTACTGACAAGACAGAACCTGCCAATATTAGCAGGGACGAAGGAACAGGCCTATGAAGGTGTGACAAAAGGTGCTTATGTGATTAGTCCGGCAGTCAAGGATACAGCGGATGCGATTTTAATTGCAACCGGATCAGAGGTCCATCTGGCCATTCAGGCACAGCAAGCGTTAAAAGAAAAAGGGATTGCCGTGAGTGTGGTCAGCATGCCGTCATGGGATCGTTTTGACGAACAAGACCAGACGTATAAGGATGCTGTCCTGCCTCCACAAGTAACCAAACGGTTGGCGATTGAAATGGGCTCCCCATTTGGCTGGGAACGCTATGTGGGAGACAAAGGCAGAATAATTGGAATTGATACGTTTGGAGCATCTGGAAAAGCGGAGAAATTAATGGAGGACTTTGGATTTACGATTGACAATGTCGTAAAACAAGTGGAAGGCTTATTGTAA
- a CDS encoding TcaA NTF2-like domain-containing protein produces MMRKPYGLILLWIICLLLVVGCSDKETSNDASIEETPVENVQGQETVEEASRKETAPKEEAPTQTKPTKELPNDTKTGGERPAPPTGAEADGPAPPAEIPSATTSDVEGPSELEEQKIRMLMDEYMTNYPLAVNEGAFIYIMHLIDPTSVFYHAQAEYVLDTYERNIKETLLYYEVSKITPIEEDTYQITVQESFGVYFGDEARETVMDFENIYTVKKFPYGVFLITDLQVTGLM; encoded by the coding sequence ATGATGAGAAAACCGTATGGATTGATCCTATTATGGATAATTTGCCTCCTATTAGTGGTTGGCTGCTCTGATAAGGAGACTTCTAACGACGCTTCAATTGAGGAGACACCCGTGGAGAATGTCCAGGGTCAAGAAACTGTTGAGGAGGCCAGCCGGAAGGAAACGGCTCCAAAGGAGGAAGCGCCCACTCAAACGAAACCAACAAAGGAGCTGCCTAATGATACAAAAACAGGGGGTGAGCGCCCTGCACCGCCTACTGGAGCAGAAGCTGACGGTCCAGCACCACCTGCTGAAATACCTTCTGCTACCACTTCAGACGTGGAGGGACCCTCCGAGCTGGAGGAGCAGAAAATAAGGATGCTGATGGACGAATATATGACCAATTATCCTTTGGCGGTCAACGAGGGAGCCTTCATCTATATCATGCATCTCATTGACCCGACGAGTGTTTTCTATCATGCACAGGCTGAATATGTTCTTGATACGTATGAACGTAACATAAAGGAAACCCTGCTCTATTATGAGGTTAGCAAAATTACTCCGATTGAAGAGGATACTTATCAGATAACCGTCCAAGAATCGTTTGGAGTCTATTTCGGGGATGAGGCGCGAGAAACCGTCATGGACTTTGAAAATATCTATACCGTAAAAAAGTTTCCATACGGAGTGTTTCTCATTACCGACCTACAGGTAACCGGACTGATGTAA
- a CDS encoding DUF418 domain-containing protein, with translation MVSGGSGSLSAPFLIPASKMETIYTEIDETESGKLAEYVEMYENAPYLELVAYRLQTEIGMVLANIPFTIITVLAMFLFGLYAGKIGVFRAVSDHLRMLKKVWWITLLLGLPLVALLASFKTGAIDTGAYQQNTIFLLTSLSGVVLCFFYMSSLVLLLRRSFWQRLLRPLGYTGQMALTNYLLQTFISLGIFLGLNYYGKVSLAAGTLICLAIYAAQTLFSYIWLRSFHFGPFEWLWRTMTYGYVQPMKKEVKASEANE, from the coding sequence GTGGTAAGTGGTGGGAGTGGTTCACTATCTGCCCCGTTTCTAATTCCTGCATCCAAGATGGAAACCATTTACACAGAGATAGACGAGACTGAATCGGGTAAGCTTGCCGAATATGTAGAGATGTATGAAAATGCACCATATTTAGAGCTGGTTGCGTACCGCCTGCAAACCGAAATAGGCATGGTACTAGCAAATATCCCTTTTACGATTATCACGGTTCTGGCCATGTTCTTATTCGGACTTTATGCCGGAAAAATCGGTGTGTTCCGGGCGGTCTCAGACCATCTGCGAATGCTTAAAAAGGTATGGTGGATTACGCTGTTATTAGGTCTTCCGCTTGTTGCTCTATTGGCTTCCTTTAAAACAGGTGCCATCGACACAGGTGCTTATCAGCAAAATACCATCTTCCTCCTTACTAGCTTAAGCGGAGTGGTCCTATGCTTCTTCTATATGTCATCATTAGTGCTGCTACTGCGTCGTTCGTTCTGGCAAAGACTGCTGCGTCCGCTTGGCTATACCGGACAGATGGCGTTAACAAATTATTTATTGCAGACCTTTATCTCGCTCGGGATATTCTTAGGGCTGAATTATTATGGAAAGGTCAGCCTCGCAGCAGGAACACTTATCTGTCTCGCCATCTATGCGGCTCAAACTCTGTTCAGCTATATCTGGCTGAGAAGCTTCCACTTTGGTCCGTTTGAATGGCTGTGGCGGACAATGACATACGGATATGTTCAGCCGATGAAAAAAGAAGTGAAGGCTAGCGAAGCGAACGAATAA
- a CDS encoding RNA-guided endonuclease TnpB family protein, which translates to MTKQNKAFKFRLLPNKEKAVLLAKTFGCVRFVYNKMLAERKETYEKFKDDKEMLKKQKFPTPAKYKGEFPFLKEVDSLALANAQINLQTAYKNFFVGNAEFPKFKNRKAKQSYTTNLVDGNIELKDGHIKLPKLKLVKIKQHREIPENYKLKSCTISRTKSGKYYVSVLTEYEKDIQPKTIENVVGLDFAMDELYVSSENEKANYPRYYRVMSEKLAKAQRILSKRKKGSARWNKQRLVVAKLHEKVANQRMNFLHHKSKELASNFDAVVIEDLNMKGMSQALHFGKSVHDNGWGMFTTFLAYKLKEQGKQLVKMDKWFPSTKKCSCCGAEKPMKLSERTYRCSCGYVAERDYNSAINIKNEGIRLLALS; encoded by the coding sequence ATGACCAAACAAAACAAAGCTTTCAAATTTCGATTGTTGCCAAACAAAGAAAAAGCCGTATTATTAGCCAAAACTTTCGGCTGTGTTCGTTTTGTCTATAACAAGATGTTAGCTGAACGCAAGGAAACCTATGAAAAGTTCAAGGACGATAAAGAAATGCTTAAAAAGCAAAAGTTTCCGACTCCTGCAAAATACAAAGGTGAGTTTCCATTCCTAAAAGAAGTGGATTCATTAGCCTTAGCGAACGCACAAATCAACTTGCAGACTGCTTATAAGAATTTCTTTGTAGGAAATGCGGAATTTCCAAAGTTCAAAAACCGTAAAGCAAAACAATCCTACACGACTAACTTAGTCGATGGAAACATCGAATTGAAAGACGGTCATATCAAATTACCTAAGCTAAAACTTGTGAAAATCAAACAGCATAGAGAAATTCCTGAGAACTACAAACTGAAATCCTGCACCATTTCGAGAACGAAGTCAGGGAAATACTATGTGTCTGTACTAACAGAATACGAAAAAGACATACAGCCTAAAACAATAGAAAATGTCGTTGGGCTAGATTTTGCTATGGATGAATTATACGTGAGTAGTGAGAATGAGAAAGCCAATTATCCTCGTTACTATCGTGTCATGTCAGAAAAATTAGCAAAAGCACAACGCATTCTGTCCAAACGTAAGAAAGGTTCTGCACGTTGGAACAAGCAACGACTAGTAGTAGCTAAGTTACATGAGAAAGTGGCGAACCAACGCATGAATTTTCTTCATCATAAGTCAAAAGAATTAGCTTCTAACTTTGATGCTGTCGTGATTGAGGACTTGAACATGAAGGGAATGTCTCAAGCCCTTCACTTTGGAAAAAGCGTTCACGACAATGGTTGGGGTATGTTCACTACTTTCTTAGCGTACAAGCTAAAAGAACAAGGAAAACAACTCGTGAAAATGGATAAGTGGTTCCCTTCCACTAAGAAGTGTTCTTGTTGTGGTGCAGAAAAACCAATGAAACTATCTGAACGCACCTACCGTTGTTCATGTGGTTACGTGGCAGAGCGTGACTACAATTCAGCAATCAATATCAAAAATGAAGGTATTCGCCTATTGGCGTTATCATAG
- the tnpA gene encoding IS200/IS605 family transposase: MKLDSNNHSVFLMYYHLVLVVKYRRQVFDSEISDFAKVMFTEIGSKYNISLVEWNHDKDYIHILFKAHPNSELSKFINAYKSASSRLIKRDFPHIRKKLWKEMFWSRSFCLLTTGGAPIDTIKKYIENQGQK; the protein is encoded by the coding sequence ATGAAATTAGATAGTAATAATCATTCAGTGTTCTTGATGTATTATCATCTTGTACTGGTTGTGAAATATCGCAGACAAGTGTTTGACAGTGAAATATCTGATTTTGCAAAGGTGATGTTCACTGAGATTGGAAGTAAGTACAATATTTCTTTAGTGGAATGGAATCATGATAAAGACTATATCCACATCTTATTCAAAGCACATCCCAACTCTGAATTATCAAAGTTCATCAATGCTTATAAGAGTGCAAGTTCTCGATTGATAAAGAGAGATTTTCCGCATATCAGAAAAAAGCTATGGAAAGAAATGTTCTGGTCAAGGAGTTTCTGTCTACTTACAACAGGCGGTGCTCCAATTGATACCATCAAAAAATACATCGAAAATCAAGGTCAAAAGTGA
- a CDS encoding BCCT family transporter: protein MDRRVWKNPVFSVSAVVITLLVILGAAVPERFGIVAGRLFNYTTINFGWFYLIAVFILIIFLVGLAISKYGTIRLGGEDERPEFSFFTWIGMLFSAGFGAGLVFWGVAEPMSHFFTSPFPGVESQNEEAARVAMGYAFFHWGVSQWAVFAIVGLVIAFLQFRKQKNGLVSTALEPVTGSKPIVKGTIDTLAVIATVMGIATSIGLGVLQMNGGINAVFGTENSFGIQLMIIFFIFIAYMLSSTTGLDKGIKFLSNLNLALAIVLLLFVLIVGPTVFIMESFTLAIGDYFSNFIQYSLRLQPYRGGTWVRDWTIFYWAWAIAWSPYVGAFVARVSRGRTIREYIMGVMVIPPLIACLWIAAFGGTALWNDLNRQAGIAEAVNADITSALFETFSQLPFTAIVSSLSILLILTFLVTSADSATYTLASMTSNGTLTPPTFAKLVWGVLMSAIATVLLYAGGLEALQTASLIAALPFTIILLMLIFAIVKLLKHEPLPIRKADLRRFRRLEMAAANKKGKK, encoded by the coding sequence ATGGATAGAAGAGTATGGAAGAATCCTGTTTTTTCAGTATCGGCGGTCGTTATTACATTGCTGGTGATATTGGGGGCTGCTGTTCCAGAGCGATTTGGAATCGTTGCTGGGCGCTTATTTAATTACACCACCATCAACTTTGGCTGGTTTTATTTGATTGCTGTATTTATATTAATCATTTTTTTAGTAGGACTTGCCATTAGTAAATATGGGACGATTCGTTTAGGAGGGGAGGATGAGCGTCCGGAGTTTTCCTTTTTTACGTGGATTGGCATGCTGTTTTCTGCTGGCTTTGGTGCTGGGCTTGTCTTCTGGGGAGTTGCCGAGCCGATGAGTCACTTTTTTACCTCACCTTTTCCGGGAGTGGAATCGCAGAATGAGGAAGCGGCAAGGGTGGCCATGGGCTATGCCTTTTTTCATTGGGGTGTCAGCCAATGGGCGGTGTTTGCGATTGTCGGATTGGTGATTGCCTTTTTACAGTTTCGAAAACAAAAAAATGGCTTGGTGTCGACAGCCCTCGAGCCAGTGACGGGCAGTAAACCAATAGTGAAGGGGACGATTGATACGCTGGCTGTTATCGCCACGGTTATGGGGATAGCAACCTCAATCGGCTTAGGTGTTCTGCAGATGAATGGCGGAATTAATGCGGTATTTGGGACGGAGAACTCCTTTGGAATTCAGCTAATGATCATCTTTTTCATTTTTATCGCCTATATGCTGTCCTCAACCACTGGACTCGATAAGGGGATTAAATTTCTGAGCAATTTAAACTTAGCTTTAGCGATTGTCCTTTTGTTGTTCGTCCTAATTGTAGGTCCGACGGTGTTTATTATGGAAAGCTTTACGCTGGCAATCGGAGATTATTTTTCTAACTTCATTCAGTACAGCTTACGGCTGCAGCCTTATCGCGGCGGGACTTGGGTACGAGATTGGACGATTTTCTACTGGGCATGGGCCATCGCCTGGTCACCATATGTAGGGGCGTTTGTAGCGAGAGTTTCAAGGGGGCGGACGATTCGAGAATACATCATGGGGGTGATGGTCATTCCGCCGCTGATTGCTTGTCTCTGGATTGCAGCTTTTGGGGGGACGGCGTTATGGAATGACCTAAATCGCCAGGCAGGTATCGCGGAGGCAGTCAATGCGGATATTACCTCGGCCCTGTTCGAGACCTTTAGCCAGCTGCCATTTACGGCCATAGTGTCATCACTTTCCATTTTGCTGATTCTAACATTCCTGGTCACATCGGCGGATTCTGCTACCTATACATTAGCGAGCATGACCAGTAATGGCACGCTGACACCGCCAACCTTTGCCAAGCTGGTCTGGGGTGTCTTGATGTCAGCGATTGCAACCGTCCTGCTTTATGCCGGCGGTTTGGAGGCCCTGCAGACGGCTTCCTTGATAGCGGCTTTGCCGTTTACCATCATATTGCTGATGCTAATTTTTGCAATAGTTAAGCTGTTAAAGCATGAGCCTCTGCCCATTCGTAAAGCAGACTTACGCCGTTTTCGCCGTCTCGAGATGGCAGCCGCGAATAAAAAGGGTAAGAAATAA